The following are from one region of the Dehalococcoidales bacterium genome:
- a CDS encoding sigma-70 family RNA polymerase sigma factor gives TYDGETEMIEELERGLLGERLGEILSTLPERMRRVIEMRFGLGQREGEGPRSLRQIAQELDLSKERIRQIESKALEEMRHPDHSRELRDFLDDPAVIEGAPADKQ, from the coding sequence ACATACGATGGAGAAACTGAGATGATTGAGGAGCTTGAAAGGGGTCTCCTTGGAGAGAGGCTCGGCGAGATATTAAGCACGCTCCCTGAAAGAATGAGGCGCGTGATAGAGATGAGGTTTGGCCTCGGACAACGCGAAGGGGAGGGGCCAAGATCCCTTCGGCAAATAGCCCAGGAGCTCGACCTATCGAAAGAGAGAATCCGGCAAATTGAAAGTAAAGCCCTCGAGGAAATGAGGCACCCTGACCACTCTCGAGAATTAAGAGACTTCCTTGACGACCCTGCAGTGATAGAAGGGGCTCCAGCAGATAAACAGTAG